A stretch of Ipomoea triloba cultivar NCNSP0323 chromosome 11, ASM357664v1 DNA encodes these proteins:
- the LOC115995958 gene encoding uncharacterized protein LOC115995958, with the protein MKGSFVLIWHGESNVATTSNMYVDNEPNEDDESEDQLDEMFRDVGEEFTDRSNKLDELLKDSKLPLWPAENGWSDKSFTVLLEILKDMLPNDNELQKSTYDAKKILCPMGIGYKKIHVCPNDCILFRNDYKDLHTCPICGASRFKTRENVAGKVSLKSPPAKVMWYLPILSTFKRIFANPSDAKNLTWHVDQKISDGKFRYPADSRQWTTFDNAFLEFGHESRNLSLGLCIDGNDIDVFLVPLIEDLKSLWDEAYGNLSGYSVKGHKACPICEDNTCYHQFVHGRKTVYMGHRRFLDKFHPYRRLKKAFNGVQDYTDAPQPLTEIQTLDVRHSIDVMHVEKNVCDSLVGTLLDIKGKTKDGLNARLDLIEMGIRPTLAPRSGDKKTYLPPTAHTLSKKERISFCECLRGVKSHDCHALMQQLLPVAVRGILPKKLRYTVIRLCFFFNAICAKIIDLDKLDELQNDIIVTLCQLEMHFPLAFFDIIVHLLVHLVREIRECGPAYLRWMYPFERYMKVLKGYVRN; encoded by the exons ATGAAAGGTTCATTTGTCCTT ATATGGCATGGCGAAAGCAATGTGGCTACAACATCTAATATGTATGTTGACAACGAACCAAATGAAGACGATGAGTCTGAAGAtcaattggatgaaatgtttcgCGATGTTGGAGAGGAGTTCACCGATCGGTCAAACAAGTTGGATGAATTATTGAAGGATTCAAAATTACCTTTGTGGCCGG CTGAGAATGGGTGGAGTGACAAGAGCTTTACTGTGCTACTTGAGATATTAAAGGATATGCTTCCAAATGATAATGAACTTCAGAAGAGTACATATGATGCCAAGAAGATTTTGTGTCCCATGGGTATAGGATATAAAAAGATACATGTTTGCCCTAACGATTGCATATTGTTTAGGAATGATTACAAAGACTTGCATACATGTCCAATATGTGGGGCATCTCGTTTCAAAACAAGAGAGAATGTTGCTGGGAAAGTAAGTTTGAAAAGTCCACCAGCTAAAGTTATGTGGTATCTTCCAATTCTCTCAACATTTAAGCGTATTTTTGCTAATCCAAGCGACGCGAAAAACTTAACATGGCATGTAGATCAAAAAATTTCTGATGGCAAGTTTCGGTACCCGGCTGATTCTCGTCAATGGACAACATTTGATAATGCATTTCTTGAATTTGGTCACGAGTCGAGAAATCTTAGTCTTGGACTTTGTATTGATG GAAATGATATAGATGTCTTTTTGGTGCCTTTGATTGAAGACTTGAAAAGTTTGTGGGATGAAG CTTATGGAAACCTATCTGGATATAGTGTCAAAGGACATAAGGCATGCCCCATATGTGAAGACAATACATGTTATCATCAATTTGTTCATGGCAGAAAGACAGTCTACATGGGGCATCGAAGATTTCTAGATAAATTTCATCCTTATCGAAGATTAAAAAAAGCTTTCAATGGGGTACAAGACTATACAGATGCTCCACAACCATTAACTGAGATTCAA ACACTAGATGTCAGACATAGTATTGATGTGATgcatgtggagaaaaatgtgtGTGATAGTCTTGTTGGAACTCTTTTAGACATAAAAGGTAAGACTAAAGATGGTCTCAATGCTAGATTGGACTTGATTGAAATGGGTATACGACCTACATTAGCTCCACGCAGTGGTGATAAGAAGACATATTTGCCTCCAACTGCTCATACTTTGTCAAAAAAGGAGAGAATCAGTTTTTGTGAATGTTTACGTGGGGTGAAG TCTCATGATTGCCATGCCttaatgcaacaactattgCCAGTGGCTGTTAGAGGCATATTGCCTAAAAAGTTGAGATATACCGTCATCagactttgtttctttttcaatgcAATTTGTGCGAAAATTATTGATTTAGACAAATTAGATGAATTGCAGAATGACATTATAGTTACACTGTGTCAGCTAGAGATGCATTTTCCACTTGCGTTTTTTGATATCATAGTTCATTTGCTTGTACATTTGGTGAGAGAGATCAGAGAGTGTGGTCCAGCTTATTTGAGGTGGATGTACCCATTTGAACGGTACATGAAAGTCTTAAAAGGTTATGTGAGGAACTGA